The Micromonospora sp. Llam0 genome includes a window with the following:
- a CDS encoding class I SAM-dependent methyltransferase, producing MTNSESAQAVVTEYWSKAGDAYDVHPTSVLHTGEAAGLWRGIWASGLPNPPADVLDVGTGTGLVAMELWRLGYRVTGVDLAEGMLDFARAKARQVQNAPVFAVGDAVSPPFPEGSFDAITARYVLWTLREPERALSNWRRLLRPGGRIAIVDGAWGDMYTSTYDQDTTAVLTLASATSAEEYTAAIEAAGYRDVAVQELTELYEIELRHSAETDGAESSQVRLQYLVTAAR from the coding sequence ATGACAAACTCGGAAAGTGCCCAGGCTGTTGTCACGGAGTACTGGAGCAAAGCGGGAGATGCCTACGACGTACATCCGACCAGCGTGCTGCACACCGGTGAGGCGGCCGGACTTTGGCGTGGCATCTGGGCCTCGGGGCTGCCGAATCCGCCGGCCGATGTGCTCGACGTGGGCACCGGCACCGGGCTGGTGGCGATGGAGTTGTGGCGACTCGGCTATCGCGTGACCGGCGTCGACCTCGCCGAGGGCATGCTCGACTTCGCACGTGCCAAAGCACGTCAAGTACAGAACGCGCCTGTCTTCGCGGTCGGCGACGCTGTCTCGCCACCTTTCCCGGAGGGCAGTTTCGACGCGATCACGGCGCGTTACGTGCTCTGGACCTTGCGCGAGCCCGAACGAGCGCTGAGCAACTGGAGACGACTCCTGAGGCCCGGCGGTCGAATCGCAATCGTAGATGGCGCATGGGGGGATATGTACACGAGCACCTACGACCAGGACACGACGGCTGTCCTGACCTTGGCCAGCGCAACTTCCGCCGAAGAATACACCGCCGCGATCGAAGCCGCAGGCTATCGTGATGTCGCAGTGCAAGAACTCACCGAACTCTACGAGATCGAGCTTCGGCACAGCGCGGAGACCGATGGTGCCGAGTCATCCCAGGTTCGCTTGCAGTATCTTGTCACCGCAGCGAGATGA
- a CDS encoding cytochrome P450 — MTTIPVEPMVLGDDFIQEAHRVAADMRQSTPVRFVVLPGGFPVWLITGYAEARAAMTDPRFSSHRVYDRLERLRLGDDNAESQFSPDLAENLLNLDPPNHTRLRKLVAKVFTTGSVAPLRPRIEQITDELLDEMAATMAADGVVELLTDYAYPLPIRVICELLGIPATDRKDFIGWSRTMVATTTPEEIGAASMHMAGYLRTLVEAKRHDPGDDLLSRLVHVSEDGDRITVPELISTAVVLLTGGFETTVNLISSGLLALVRHPDQLRLLRDQPTLLPQAVEELLRYETPNNLSSPRYTTEPVELGGITIPAGHFVMVSWLAANRSERFAEPDRLDLTRPGTGHLAFGHGIHRCLGAPLARLEGEIAFGRLLDRFGHIELAADPETLRWRYSTAMHGLETLPVRLS, encoded by the coding sequence GTGACGACCATTCCCGTCGAGCCGATGGTTCTCGGTGACGACTTCATTCAGGAAGCGCACCGGGTGGCGGCGGACATGCGGCAGAGCACGCCGGTGCGGTTCGTGGTGCTGCCGGGCGGTTTCCCGGTCTGGCTCATCACCGGCTACGCCGAGGCACGCGCCGCGATGACCGACCCCCGGTTCAGCAGCCACCGCGTGTACGACAGGCTCGAACGCCTACGTCTGGGCGACGACAACGCCGAGAGCCAGTTCTCCCCTGATCTGGCCGAGAACCTGCTCAACCTCGACCCGCCGAACCACACGCGGCTGCGCAAGCTGGTCGCGAAGGTGTTCACCACCGGTTCGGTCGCTCCGCTGCGTCCCCGCATCGAGCAGATCACCGACGAACTGCTGGACGAGATGGCCGCGACGATGGCCGCAGACGGTGTGGTCGAGTTGCTGACCGACTATGCGTACCCATTGCCGATCAGGGTCATCTGCGAGTTGCTCGGCATACCCGCCACCGACCGTAAGGATTTCATCGGCTGGTCCCGCACAATGGTCGCGACCACGACACCGGAGGAAATTGGCGCGGCGTCGATGCACATGGCCGGCTATCTGCGCACGCTGGTCGAGGCGAAGCGGCACGACCCCGGCGACGACCTGCTCTCCCGGCTGGTGCACGTCAGCGAGGACGGCGACCGGATAACCGTACCGGAGCTGATCTCGACGGCCGTGGTGCTGCTCACCGGCGGCTTCGAAACCACCGTCAACCTGATCAGCAGTGGCCTGCTCGCCTTGGTGCGCCACCCGGATCAACTGCGACTGCTGCGGGACCAGCCCACGCTGTTGCCGCAGGCTGTCGAGGAACTGCTGCGCTACGAGACCCCGAACAATCTTTCGTCGCCGCGCTACACCACCGAACCGGTCGAGCTCGGCGGCATCACGATCCCCGCCGGCCATTTCGTGATGGTGTCCTGGCTCGCCGCCAACCGCTCGGAACGCTTCGCCGAGCCGGACCGGTTGGACCTGACCCGGCCAGGCACCGGTCACCTGGCCTTCGGACACGGCATCCACCGCTGCCTCGGCGCACCGCTGGCCCGCCTCGAGGGTGAGATCGCGTTCGGCCGCTTGCTGGACCGCTTCGGCCACATCGAGCTGGCCGCCGATCCGGAGACCCTGCGCTGGCGCTACAGCACCGCCATGCACGGCCTCGAAACGTTGCCGGTGCGTTTGTCATGA
- a CDS encoding non-ribosomal peptide synthetase translates to MSPDTLADELSAVLGLPAGTIGDDDNLIELGMDSMATMRLAGAWRRAGIVVRFGDLFARPTLGAWRDLLAASVPRPEPATEPDVAEDEPFPLALMQHAYWVGRTPGQRLGGVAAHFYEEFDGKDIDPARLEQAVRQVLARHGMLRVRVNDDGTQQILPTSPWPGLRIHDLTGCTPEEAEQRLAELRSRLSHRQLDASTGEVFDVRLSLLPSGGTRVHVNLDMIAADALSLRVLMADLATYYTDGTPPPPLGYSYPRYLADRDRHRDDVEADRSYWRLRDLPGAPELPVVTQHARTATRVVRRHRILDSSEFAVLSRRAQQHALTPAMALAAVFAETLTQWSAEPRFLLNLPLFDREPLHPDVASLVGDFTSSVLLAWDGTAGGGFADRARRLQEQFQADAAHTGYSGVEVLRDASRRQGSQMLAPVVYTSALGLGPLFTEEVRQCFGEATWIVSQGPQVLLDAQVTELDGGVLVNWDAREDAFLPGVLDAMFAAYGTLLDRLLGEPQAWSALFSDGRRVVTFEPPADVTHRLHDAFFVRAAQSPQAPALIWARDGWLSYGDLADRVLRMAGTLRARGAGRGDLVAISLPKGPDQIVAALAVLAAGAAYLPVGVDQPPARRERILSGAGTTLLIDESFEVTGPPLTTPVDGEPGDLAYVLYTSGSTGEPKGVEVTHAAAQNTVADLSDRFGLGPGDRTLAVSALEFDLSVFDMFATLGSGGSLVCVDQRDRRDATAWAELVRRHEVTVLNCVPPLLDALLTALDGNAVPLRVVLLGGDRVTVDLPGRLAAVAPQCRFVAAGGTTETAIHSTICEVTDVPADWALVPYGVPLRGVRCRVVDPLGRDCPDWVTGELWIGGAGVARGYRGDPTRTSERFVIHDGVRWYRTGDRARYRPGAVIEFLGRTDHQVKIRGYRVELGEVEAALSSHPQVTGSVVVRTADGRLGAAVTGTADPDSVSKTLATLLPEPMRPDLIVHVAELPLTRNGKIDRSAAAGLLDGYVVDRRPATPPRGLVEQRVAEAWRDVLGADPVGREDDFFALGGDSLLATKLLGRLRSAGFTGVALSALFAHPVLADFAETLRVGSEPAVRQITADPAAAHEPFPPTDVQRAYWLGRSPEFTLGGVGCHFYREFDTPTIDVARLEAAANRLVQRHPMLRAVFADNGVQRVLPHVPQFRVRVLPDVREAMAHRVFDPSVWPLFDIGVEQTPTGARIGLGIDTLVADALSILMIYSELSALYADLGAALPPVELTFRDYLLGSRPSPAALRKATDYWRSRLDTLPPAPQLPLAVDPATTGVPRFTRRSSSIGPSDWQRLRDRAREHGVTPSALLLTAYAEILGRWSARTDLTLNLTLFDRDGHPHVDRVVGDFTSLVLVAYQPETGDSWLDRVRRVQRDLWQGLDHRELSAVGVLRELARHTGDGAVTMPVVFTSALGVPGEAASSGLFAEPVWGLSQTPQVWLDHQVVERHDPDGLGVDLYWDAVEGLFPPGVLDDMFGAYLALVTALADSPWDAPAPTALPSDQVRQRQLVNATAAPERERTLHLPFFAMARDDPDEPAVVDHTGAVLTRGQLADKALRVAALLRAKGVSPAEPVAVSLPKGPDQIVAVLGVLAAGAAYVPVGVDQPPARRDRTLATADARIVLTGATLQEARRFEPLPTPAPADPEALAYLIFTSGSTGEPRGVEITHRAAANTVEDINDRYGVGPEDRVLAVSALDFDLSVYDIFGLLGAGGAVVTIGEEHRRDAQAWHRIASEHGVTVWNSVPTLLEMLLVVGDVGSLRLALVSGDWVGLDLRVPGARLVALGGATEASIWSNAFDVADLDPEWPSVPYGYPLRNQRFRVVDGLGRDCPDWVPGELWIGGAGVARRYRDAPELTSARFVVADGERWYRTGDLGRYRPGAILEFLGRADHQVKLRGHRIELGEIEAALCAHPAIASAVAVFTGSAITAAAVPAADTVDEDALVRWVVDRLPAHMVPARIAVIEALPLSANGKIDRRRIAELSADTRPDQATAPEGPLEVALAETWSTLLNQPTIGRDDNFFTLGGDSLAATRIIEQIRRAGLGEVTLAVFFSAATIRRVAAHLAAVGPYESGEI, encoded by the coding sequence ATGTCACCGGATACCCTCGCCGACGAGCTGTCGGCGGTACTGGGCCTGCCGGCCGGCACGATCGGCGACGACGACAACCTGATCGAGCTCGGCATGGACTCGATGGCCACCATGCGGCTGGCGGGCGCATGGCGGCGGGCCGGAATCGTGGTCCGCTTCGGTGACCTGTTCGCCCGCCCGACCCTCGGCGCATGGCGGGACCTACTGGCCGCGAGCGTCCCTCGGCCGGAGCCGGCGACCGAGCCCGACGTCGCGGAGGACGAGCCCTTCCCTCTCGCGTTGATGCAGCACGCCTACTGGGTCGGCCGCACGCCGGGCCAGCGCCTGGGTGGTGTCGCCGCGCACTTCTACGAGGAGTTCGACGGCAAGGACATCGACCCCGCCCGGCTCGAGCAGGCGGTGCGGCAGGTCCTGGCAAGGCACGGCATGCTCCGCGTCCGGGTGAACGACGACGGGACGCAGCAGATCCTGCCCACCAGCCCGTGGCCCGGCTTGCGAATCCACGACCTGACCGGATGCACGCCCGAGGAAGCCGAGCAACGCCTCGCCGAACTGCGCAGCCGCCTCTCCCACCGCCAACTGGACGCCTCGACGGGTGAGGTCTTCGACGTACGCCTGTCGCTGCTGCCCTCCGGCGGCACCCGCGTCCACGTCAACCTCGACATGATCGCCGCCGACGCGCTGAGCCTTCGGGTGCTGATGGCCGACCTCGCCACGTACTACACCGACGGGACACCACCGCCACCGCTCGGCTACAGCTATCCCCGCTACCTTGCCGACCGCGACCGCCACCGGGATGACGTCGAGGCGGACCGCTCGTACTGGCGTCTCAGAGACCTGCCAGGCGCCCCCGAACTGCCGGTCGTCACGCAGCATGCGCGGACGGCGACCCGGGTGGTCCGGCGACACCGCATCCTGGACTCCTCGGAGTTCGCCGTGCTGAGCCGCCGCGCCCAGCAGCACGCCCTGACCCCCGCGATGGCCCTCGCAGCCGTGTTCGCCGAGACGTTGACCCAGTGGAGCGCCGAGCCCCGGTTCCTGCTCAACCTGCCGCTGTTCGACCGGGAGCCGCTGCACCCCGACGTGGCGTCGCTGGTCGGCGACTTCACCTCCTCGGTACTGCTGGCCTGGGACGGCACCGCCGGTGGCGGATTCGCCGACCGGGCCCGCCGCCTCCAGGAGCAGTTCCAGGCCGACGCGGCACACACCGGCTATTCCGGGGTCGAGGTGCTGCGCGACGCCAGCCGTCGACAGGGCTCCCAGATGCTGGCGCCGGTGGTCTACACCAGCGCGCTCGGGCTGGGCCCGCTGTTCACCGAGGAGGTGCGGCAGTGCTTCGGCGAGGCCACCTGGATCGTCTCGCAGGGGCCGCAGGTGTTGCTGGACGCGCAGGTCACCGAGCTGGACGGCGGGGTGCTGGTCAACTGGGACGCCCGGGAAGACGCGTTCCTGCCCGGCGTGCTCGACGCCATGTTCGCCGCGTACGGCACGTTGCTCGACCGGCTACTCGGGGAGCCGCAAGCGTGGTCGGCGTTGTTTTCTGACGGCCGACGGGTCGTCACCTTCGAGCCACCTGCCGATGTCACCCACCGACTTCATGATGCATTCTTCGTACGGGCCGCGCAGTCACCGCAAGCACCGGCCCTGATCTGGGCGCGTGACGGCTGGCTCAGCTACGGTGACCTCGCCGACCGGGTGCTACGGATGGCCGGGACACTGCGGGCCCGCGGCGCCGGCCGGGGTGACCTGGTCGCGATCTCGTTGCCCAAGGGGCCGGACCAGATCGTCGCCGCGCTGGCTGTGCTCGCCGCAGGCGCCGCCTACCTGCCCGTCGGGGTCGACCAGCCGCCAGCGCGCCGCGAGCGCATCCTGTCCGGGGCCGGGACCACACTGCTGATCGACGAGTCCTTCGAGGTCACCGGTCCGCCGCTGACGACGCCCGTCGACGGCGAGCCCGGTGACCTGGCGTACGTGCTCTACACCTCGGGCTCCACCGGCGAGCCCAAGGGTGTCGAGGTCACGCACGCGGCCGCGCAAAACACCGTCGCCGACCTAAGCGACCGGTTCGGGCTCGGCCCCGGCGACCGGACCCTCGCGGTCTCGGCGCTGGAGTTCGACCTGTCGGTTTTCGACATGTTTGCGACCCTGGGCAGCGGCGGCTCACTGGTGTGCGTCGACCAGCGGGACCGGCGCGATGCGACAGCCTGGGCTGAGCTCGTACGCCGGCACGAAGTCACCGTCCTCAACTGTGTGCCCCCGCTGCTGGACGCGTTGCTGACCGCGCTCGATGGCAACGCCGTACCGCTGCGGGTGGTGCTTCTCGGGGGCGATCGGGTAACGGTTGATCTGCCCGGACGGCTCGCGGCAGTGGCTCCTCAATGCCGGTTCGTCGCGGCGGGCGGCACCACCGAGACCGCGATCCACTCGACGATCTGTGAGGTCACCGACGTGCCCGCCGACTGGGCACTGGTTCCCTACGGCGTGCCGCTGCGCGGCGTCCGATGTCGGGTGGTGGACCCGCTCGGCCGGGACTGCCCCGACTGGGTCACCGGCGAGCTGTGGATCGGCGGGGCGGGGGTGGCGCGCGGCTACCGCGGCGATCCGACGCGTACGAGCGAACGCTTTGTCATTCATGATGGAGTCCGCTGGTATCGGACCGGTGATCGGGCCAGGTATCGCCCCGGCGCGGTCATCGAGTTCCTCGGCCGCACCGACCACCAGGTGAAGATTCGCGGCTACCGGGTCGAGCTGGGTGAGGTCGAGGCGGCGCTGAGCAGCCACCCGCAGGTGACCGGCAGTGTCGTGGTGCGCACGGCGGACGGTCGGCTCGGTGCGGCCGTCACCGGCACCGCCGATCCGGACTCGGTCTCCAAGACCTTGGCCACGCTACTGCCGGAGCCGATGCGCCCGGACCTGATCGTGCACGTCGCCGAGCTACCCCTGACCCGCAACGGCAAAATCGACCGATCCGCAGCAGCGGGGCTGCTCGATGGCTACGTCGTCGACCGCCGCCCAGCGACGCCGCCGCGCGGACTTGTCGAGCAGCGGGTCGCCGAGGCGTGGCGTGATGTACTCGGCGCGGATCCGGTGGGGCGCGAGGACGACTTCTTCGCCCTGGGCGGCGACTCCCTCCTGGCGACGAAGTTGCTCGGCCGGTTGCGCTCGGCGGGGTTCACCGGTGTCGCCCTGAGTGCGCTCTTCGCCCATCCGGTGCTGGCCGACTTCGCCGAGACGCTACGGGTCGGCTCGGAGCCGGCGGTCCGGCAGATCACCGCCGACCCGGCCGCCGCACACGAGCCATTTCCGCCCACCGACGTGCAGCGCGCCTACTGGCTGGGCCGCTCCCCGGAATTCACCCTCGGCGGCGTCGGCTGCCACTTCTACCGCGAGTTCGACACGCCGACGATCGACGTGGCGCGGCTGGAGGCGGCCGCGAACCGGTTGGTCCAACGACACCCGATGCTGCGAGCAGTCTTCGCAGACAACGGCGTGCAACGGGTCCTTCCCCACGTGCCGCAATTCCGCGTACGGGTGCTGCCGGATGTTCGAGAAGCCATGGCTCACCGGGTCTTCGATCCTTCCGTATGGCCGCTGTTCGACATCGGGGTCGAGCAGACGCCGACCGGTGCCCGGATCGGTCTCGGCATCGACACGCTTGTCGCGGACGCGCTGAGCATCCTTATGATCTACTCCGAGCTGTCCGCTCTGTACGCTGATCTGGGTGCGGCGCTGCCGCCCGTGGAGCTCACGTTCCGCGACTACCTGCTCGGCAGCCGTCCGTCGCCCGCTGCGCTACGGAAGGCCACCGACTATTGGCGGTCAAGGCTCGACACTCTGCCGCCTGCGCCGCAGCTGCCACTCGCGGTGGACCCGGCGACGACCGGGGTGCCCCGGTTCACGCGCCGCTCGTCGAGCATCGGCCCATCCGACTGGCAGCGGTTGCGGGATCGGGCCCGGGAGCACGGCGTTACCCCGTCGGCTCTGCTGCTGACCGCGTACGCGGAAATTCTCGGTCGGTGGAGTGCTCGGACCGACCTGACCCTCAACCTCACGCTCTTCGACCGCGACGGACACCCGCACGTGGACCGGGTCGTCGGCGACTTCACCTCGCTCGTGCTGGTGGCCTACCAGCCCGAGACGGGCGACAGCTGGCTCGACCGGGTGCGGCGCGTCCAGCGCGATCTGTGGCAGGGCTTGGACCACCGGGAGCTCTCCGCGGTCGGGGTCCTGCGCGAGCTCGCCCGCCACACCGGCGACGGCGCGGTCACCATGCCGGTCGTGTTCACCAGTGCGCTCGGTGTGCCCGGCGAGGCGGCAAGCTCTGGCCTGTTTGCCGAGCCGGTCTGGGGGCTGTCCCAGACGCCGCAGGTCTGGCTCGACCACCAGGTGGTGGAACGGCACGACCCCGACGGGCTCGGCGTCGACCTGTACTGGGACGCCGTGGAAGGGCTCTTCCCACCGGGCGTGCTCGACGACATGTTCGGCGCATACCTGGCGCTGGTGACCGCCCTCGCCGATTCACCCTGGGACGCACCGGCACCCACCGCGCTGCCATCGGATCAGGTGCGGCAGCGGCAACTGGTCAATGCGACCGCGGCGCCGGAGCGGGAGCGGACGCTGCACCTGCCATTCTTCGCTATGGCCCGCGACGATCCGGATGAGCCCGCGGTTGTTGACCACACCGGGGCCGTGCTCACCCGTGGGCAGCTTGCCGACAAAGCGCTGCGGGTCGCCGCACTGCTGCGCGCCAAGGGGGTCAGCCCGGCCGAGCCGGTCGCGGTGTCGCTGCCGAAGGGTCCGGACCAGATCGTCGCGGTCCTCGGCGTGCTCGCGGCGGGCGCGGCTTACGTGCCGGTCGGCGTCGACCAGCCACCGGCCCGCCGGGACCGCACACTGGCCACCGCCGACGCCCGGATCGTGCTCACCGGCGCCACGTTGCAGGAGGCGCGACGGTTCGAGCCGCTGCCGACTCCCGCACCTGCCGACCCTGAGGCGCTCGCCTACCTGATCTTCACCTCGGGTTCCACCGGCGAGCCGAGGGGCGTAGAGATCACGCACCGGGCTGCCGCCAACACCGTTGAGGACATCAACGACCGCTACGGTGTCGGTCCGGAAGACCGGGTCCTCGCCGTCTCGGCTTTGGACTTCGACCTTTCCGTGTACGACATCTTCGGGCTGCTCGGCGCGGGCGGCGCGGTCGTAACCATCGGCGAGGAACATCGACGTGACGCCCAGGCGTGGCACCGGATCGCCTCGGAACACGGGGTGACCGTGTGGAACTCCGTACCCACGCTGCTCGAAATGCTCCTCGTCGTCGGTGACGTGGGGTCGCTGCGGCTGGCGCTGGTTTCCGGTGACTGGGTCGGGCTGGACCTTCGTGTTCCCGGCGCGCGACTGGTGGCGCTCGGCGGGGCCACAGAGGCCTCGATCTGGTCGAACGCCTTCGACGTCGCCGATCTGGACCCGGAATGGCCGTCGGTGCCCTACGGCTATCCCCTACGGAATCAGCGTTTCCGCGTGGTCGACGGCCTCGGCCGGGACTGCCCGGACTGGGTGCCCGGGGAACTCTGGATCGGCGGTGCCGGTGTCGCCCGTCGTTACCGCGACGCTCCGGAGCTGACCTCGGCCAGGTTCGTCGTGGCAGACGGCGAACGCTGGTACCGGACCGGCGACCTGGGCCGCTACCGCCCCGGCGCCATCCTGGAATTCCTGGGCCGTGCCGATCACCAGGTCAAACTCCGTGGCCACCGAATCGAGCTCGGCGAGATCGAAGCCGCCCTCTGCGCCCATCCGGCCATCGCCTCGGCCGTCGCCGTGTTCACCGGCTCCGCGATCACCGCCGCCGCTGTACCAGCCGCCGATACCGTGGACGAGGACGCCCTGGTGAGGTGGGTCGTGGACCGGTTGCCGGCGCACATGGTGCCGGCTCGGATCGCGGTCATCGAGGCGTTGCCGTTGAGCGCGAACGGAAAAATCGACCGGCGGCGCATCGCCGAACTGTCCGCCGACACCCGCCCCGACCAGGCGACGGCACCCGAAGGCCCGCTCGAGGTCGCCTTGGCCGAAACCTGGTCCACGCTGCTCAACCAACCGACAATCGGTCGCGACGATAACTTCTTCACCCTAGGCGGCGACAGCCTCGCAGCCACTCGCATCATCGAGCAGATCCGCCGCGCGGGCCTCGGCGAAGTGACCCTCGCCGTCTTTTTCTCGGCCGCCACAATCCGCCGAGTCGCCGCCCACCTAGCTGCCGTCGGCCCATACGAGTCAGGAGAGATCTAA
- a CDS encoding ABC transporter ATP-binding protein, whose amino-acid sequence MPLLGEHRNLIAVAYLAGVLHQLLLIASAGVGAYVVARAAAGASPGQLTGWLVLLGCLIVPLVVMNVADNTFAHVAAFRALADIRAKVFTAFERLSPGYMVERRSGDLGAAAVSDVEEIEIFFAHTLSPLAVASTVPVATTVVLASFHWSLACALLPVLLLLASVPAWLRHRAELHGRELRDSLGRMSADSTDTFQGLRELVNFGAHSQRLGLLRQQSVRLAKAKTAHGRRGGIEYAATDTIALVGILVVLVLGARLVVAGELDRSVYPVAVVLAAMAMAPVLKVTEVARELSVVASAAERINVLLDEPAPVSDLVTRPPAGSIEPHVQFDGVTFAYRSDLSPAVRDVSFEIHPGETVALVGHSGAGKSTCANLLLRFWDVTAGSVTVGGHDVRDFPQEDLRQLMTLVPQNTFLFNTTIRDNIRLGRADASDEEVEAAARDAQAHEFISGLPDGYDTVAGELGALMSGGQRQRIAIARALLKDAPILVMDEAVSNLDAASEHAVARAMEEARHGRTTLVIAHRLSTIRTADRIVVISEGRVAESGTHEELLAAGGAYVELLASQLDGILDPDSRTASRSGH is encoded by the coding sequence ATGCCCCTGTTGGGCGAGCACCGCAACCTCATCGCCGTCGCCTATCTGGCGGGGGTGCTGCATCAGTTGCTGCTGATCGCCTCGGCCGGAGTGGGCGCCTACGTGGTGGCGCGGGCGGCCGCCGGGGCGTCGCCGGGGCAACTCACCGGCTGGCTTGTCCTCCTCGGGTGCCTGATCGTGCCGTTGGTCGTCATGAACGTGGCAGACAACACCTTCGCCCATGTCGCCGCTTTCCGAGCGCTGGCCGACATCCGCGCAAAGGTGTTCACCGCCTTCGAACGGCTCTCACCCGGCTACATGGTCGAGCGACGCTCCGGTGACCTCGGTGCGGCCGCCGTCTCCGACGTGGAAGAGATCGAGATCTTCTTCGCCCATACCCTCAGCCCGTTGGCCGTCGCGTCGACGGTTCCGGTGGCAACCACCGTCGTCCTGGCGTCGTTCCACTGGTCACTGGCCTGTGCGCTGCTGCCCGTGCTGCTACTGCTGGCGTCGGTCCCGGCCTGGCTGCGGCACCGCGCTGAACTGCACGGGCGTGAACTGCGCGATTCTCTCGGCCGAATGAGCGCCGACAGTACCGATACCTTCCAAGGGTTGCGCGAACTGGTGAACTTCGGCGCACACTCCCAGCGTCTCGGCCTGCTGCGCCAGCAGAGCGTTCGGCTGGCCAAGGCGAAGACCGCCCACGGCCGCCGTGGGGGCATCGAGTACGCCGCCACGGACACGATCGCACTCGTGGGAATACTTGTCGTACTCGTCCTGGGTGCCCGGCTCGTCGTCGCGGGGGAACTCGATCGCTCGGTGTATCCCGTAGCCGTCGTTCTCGCGGCGATGGCGATGGCGCCGGTGCTGAAGGTGACCGAGGTCGCGCGCGAGTTGTCCGTGGTTGCGTCCGCAGCCGAACGCATCAACGTCCTGCTCGATGAGCCTGCACCTGTGTCCGACCTGGTCACGCGGCCGCCGGCTGGATCGATTGAACCGCATGTCCAGTTCGACGGCGTGACATTTGCCTATCGCAGCGACCTGTCGCCGGCAGTGCGGGACGTGAGTTTCGAGATTCATCCTGGAGAGACGGTCGCGCTGGTGGGGCACTCCGGAGCTGGCAAGTCGACATGCGCGAATCTGCTGCTGCGATTCTGGGACGTCACCGCCGGCTCGGTGACCGTGGGCGGACACGACGTCCGGGATTTCCCGCAGGAGGACCTGCGTCAGCTGATGACGCTGGTCCCACAGAACACGTTCCTGTTCAACACCACCATCCGTGACAACATCCGCCTCGGCCGCGCCGACGCCTCCGACGAGGAGGTCGAGGCCGCCGCGCGGGACGCTCAGGCGCATGAGTTCATCAGTGGCCTGCCGGACGGCTACGACACCGTCGCAGGCGAGCTCGGCGCGCTGATGTCCGGCGGGCAGCGACAACGGATCGCGATAGCACGGGCTCTGCTGAAAGACGCTCCGATTCTTGTCATGGATGAGGCGGTGTCTAACCTCGACGCAGCGAGCGAACACGCTGTCGCTCGGGCGATGGAGGAAGCCCGGCATGGTCGTACCACCCTCGTGATCGCCCACCGGCTGTCCACGATCCGCACCGCCGACCGTATCGTCGTCATCTCCGAAGGGCGGGTGGCGGAGTCCGGCACGCATGAGGAGCTTCTCGCGGCTGGCGGAGCGTACGTCGAGCTACTCGCGTCCCAGCTCGACGGGATCCTCGATCCGGACTCGCGAACAGCGAGTCGGTCAGGTCACTGA